One stretch of Bremerella cremea DNA includes these proteins:
- a CDS encoding sigma-70 family RNA polymerase sigma factor produces MEFADQELAVLLEKGKSQGYLTYDEVNNYLPDEASGSEKLDGLLAELENRGIELVTEAPEDDFDDAPSTKAPSAREFAEALDDDGSGESFGSEEITKSSDDPIRMYLSQMASIPLLARTEEIALAKKIEITRKQFRRLVLGCDFALRHTVEILEKVHRGELPFDRTIKVSLTENLTKEQIQGRMPHNLKTLRVMLEQNRRDFQRLLRKSTPREERLAARKRFIRRRQKCLQLVEELSLRTRRVQPVMAQLEDFADRMEEIRARLDLIREIPAAKDERANLRKELRDLMLLTLESPRSLRARCEKFRKQFDQYEGVKRQLSSGNLRLVVSIAKKYRNRGLSFLDLIQEGNTGLMRAVDKYEYRRGFKFSTYATWWIRQAITRAIADQARTIRIPVHMIDVLSKLRNVQKSLLQELRREPTMEEISRRSEVPVEEVRRVMDIGRHPVSLDRPIGESEDSSFGEFIEDGHEETPIRKASNEILRDKIGGLLKTLTYREREIIKLRYGLQDGYTYTLEEVGRIFKVTRERVRQIEAKAVRKLQHPVRSQQLAGFLHTADAA; encoded by the coding sequence ATGGAATTTGCCGATCAAGAATTGGCCGTTCTTTTGGAAAAAGGTAAGTCGCAAGGTTATTTGACCTATGATGAGGTCAATAATTATCTGCCCGACGAAGCCAGTGGTAGCGAAAAGCTGGATGGTCTTTTGGCCGAGCTGGAGAATCGCGGAATCGAACTGGTTACCGAAGCACCGGAAGATGATTTCGATGACGCTCCTTCCACCAAAGCCCCTTCGGCCCGCGAATTCGCCGAAGCATTAGACGACGACGGCAGTGGCGAATCGTTCGGTTCGGAAGAGATCACCAAGAGCAGTGACGATCCGATTCGGATGTATCTCTCGCAGATGGCCTCCATTCCGCTGTTGGCCCGTACCGAAGAGATCGCCCTGGCCAAGAAGATTGAAATCACCCGCAAACAGTTCCGCCGCTTGGTGCTGGGCTGTGACTTTGCTTTGCGTCACACGGTCGAGATCTTGGAAAAGGTTCATCGCGGCGAATTGCCGTTCGATCGGACGATCAAAGTCTCGCTGACCGAGAACTTGACCAAAGAGCAGATCCAAGGCCGCATGCCGCACAACCTAAAGACGCTGCGGGTTATGCTCGAACAAAATCGCCGTGATTTCCAACGTTTGTTGCGTAAGAGCACTCCCCGCGAAGAACGTCTGGCCGCACGCAAGCGTTTCATTCGTCGCCGCCAGAAGTGTTTGCAACTGGTAGAAGAGTTGAGCTTGCGTACGCGTCGCGTGCAGCCGGTCATGGCCCAGCTAGAGGACTTTGCCGATCGGATGGAAGAAATTCGGGCCCGCTTGGACCTGATTCGCGAAATTCCTGCCGCCAAGGACGAACGAGCAAACCTGCGTAAAGAACTTCGCGACTTGATGCTGCTAACGCTGGAAAGCCCACGCAGCTTACGAGCTCGTTGCGAAAAGTTCCGCAAGCAGTTCGATCAATACGAAGGAGTCAAACGCCAACTGTCCAGCGGTAACTTGCGTTTGGTGGTTTCGATTGCCAAGAAATATCGCAACCGTGGTTTGAGCTTCCTCGACTTGATTCAGGAAGGCAACACCGGCCTCATGCGGGCGGTCGATAAGTACGAATATCGCCGTGGTTTCAAGTTCTCGACCTATGCTACCTGGTGGATTCGTCAGGCGATTACGCGGGCGATTGCCGATCAGGCCCGGACAATTCGCATTCCGGTTCACATGATCGACGTGCTGTCGAAACTGCGAAACGTGCAAAAAAGCCTGCTGCAGGAACTTCGTCGCGAACCGACCATGGAAGAAATCTCGCGTCGCAGCGAAGTCCCGGTCGAAGAAGTTCGTCGAGTGATGGATATTGGCCGCCATCCGGTGAGCCTCGATCGTCCCATCGGCGAGAGCGAAGATAGCAGCTTTGGCGAATTCATCGAAGATGGCCACGAAGAAACACCCATTCGTAAGGCTTCCAACGAGATCCTGCGAGACAAGATCGGCGGCCTGCTGAAGACGCTGACCTATCGCGAACGTGAGATCATCAAGCTCCGTTATGGCCTGCAAGATGGTTACACGTATACGCTGGAAGAAGTGGGTCGAATTTTCAAAGTGACCCGCGAACGTGTCCGGCAAATCGAAGCCAAAGCCGTGCGAAAGCTGCAACATCCAGTTCGTAGCCAGCAATTGGCTGGATTTCTGCATACGGCCGATGCTGCCTAA